Proteins from a single region of Colias croceus chromosome Z, ilColCroc2.1:
- the LOC123705247 gene encoding uncharacterized protein LOC123705247, with translation MRGPYRVVKALPHGRYELQLLAGSYGKSTQAAAEFMVPWRGEWTPEACAAFFEGAASIEDEESTNDRVVVDEPVPGTSRGACTSPHKTKENEDVLQSGEAVLDKN, from the exons ATGCGCGGTCCATATCGCGTGGTCAAAGCGCTTCCCCACGGTCGATACGAGCTGCAGTTACTGGCGGGCTCTTATGGAAAATCGACGCAGGCTGCGGCAGAATTCATGGTGCCGTGGCGTGGGGAGTGGACTCCTGAGGCATGTGCTGCATTTTTTGAGG GTGCTGCCAGTATTGAAGATGAGGAGTCCACAAATGACCGAGTCGTTGTTGATGAACCTGTACCAGGCACTTCGAGAGGAGCCTGTACTTCTCCGCATAAAACAAAGGAGAACGAGGACGTCCTCCAGTCAGGAGAGGCCGTGTTAGATAAAAACTAA